The proteins below come from a single Etheostoma spectabile isolate EspeVRDwgs_2016 chromosome 4, UIUC_Espe_1.0, whole genome shotgun sequence genomic window:
- the tbc1d20 gene encoding TBC1 domain family member 20, whose protein sequence is MNTSRSAGASSNVNGKQMNNWDTRRKRKIADITLALSASPVDVAALRRMAISEGGLLTDEIRCQVWPRLLNVPPHVLEQEPETVERENNKDYNQVLLDVQRSLRRFPPGMPDEQREGLQEELIDIILLVLKRNPQLHYYQGYHDIVVTFLLVLGERLATALVEKLSTHHLRDFMDPTMDNTKHILNYLMPIIDRVNPEVHDFMQQAEVGTVFALSWLITWFGHVLSDFRHVVRLYDFFLACHPLMPIYFAAVIVLYREEEVLECECDMAMVHHLLSQIPQDLPYETLISRAGDLFVQFPPSELAREAASHDGMAASTFKDFDLASTQQRPDSVFRRRRRLKQAALESSAANAVVAVAQPSTARRLVRLAVMGLTVALGAAALAVVNTALEWAPKLDLFP, encoded by the exons ATGAATACATCTAGAAGTGCTGGTGCCTCGTCCAatgtaaatggaaaacaaatgaaCA ACTGGGATACCAGACGGAAGAGGAAAATTGCAGACATCACACTGGCCCTTAGTGCGAGTCCAGTGGATGTGGCTGCTTTGAGGAGGATGGCTATCAGTGAAGGAGGTCTGCTGACTGATGAAATACGCTGTCAAGTCTGGCCTCGGCTTCTCAACGTCCCTCCTCACGTCTTGGAACAAGAGCCAG AAACGGTAGAGCGGGAGAATAACAAAGACTACAACCAGGTGTTGCTGGATGTCCAGCGCTCACTGCGGAGGTTTCCCCCtg GTATGCCAGATGAGCAAAGGGAGGGTCTCCAGGAAGAACTAATTGACATCATCCTCCTCGTTCTGAAACGCAATCCCCAGCTGCACTACTACCAAGGATACCATGACATTGTTGTCACCTTCTTATTGGTCCTTGGAGAGCGCCTTGCAACTGCTCTTGTGGAAAAGCTCTCCACACACCACCTCAG GGACTTCATGGATCCTACCAtggacaacacaaaacacattctgAACTATTTGATGCCCATCATTGACAGGGTCAACCCTGAGGTGCATGACTTCATGCAACA GGCTGAGGTGGGGACAGTCTTCGCCCTCAGTTGGCTGATCACCTGGTTTGGCCACGTCCTGTCAGACTTCCGCCATGTTGTCCGGTTGTACGACTTCTTCCTGGCCTGCCATCCATTGATGCCCATCTACTTTGCTGCTGTG ATTGTACTGTACAGAGAAGAGGAGGTGTTGGAGTGTGAATGCGATATGGCCATGGTCCATCACCTGCTGTCTCAGATTCCCCAGGATCTGCCATATGAGACACTCATCAGCCGAGCAGGAGACCTCTTTGTCCAGTTCCCTCCCTCTGAGCTGGCCAGAGAGGCTGCCTCACATGACGG CATGGCAGCCTCTACCTTCAAGGACTTTGACCTTGCGTCCACTCAACAGCGACCAGACTCTGTTTTCCGTCGCCGACGCAGACTGAAGCAGGCTGCGCTCGAGAGCTCAGCAGCGAACGCAGTAGTGGCGGTAGCCCAACCTTCAACGGCACGGCGGCTTGTTCGCCTGGCTGTCATGGGTCTCACAGTGGCTTTAGGGGCAGCAGCTCTCGCTGTGGTCAACACTGCCTTGGAGTGGGCCCCCAAACTGGACTTGTTTCCTTGA